A portion of the Lolium rigidum isolate FL_2022 chromosome 1, APGP_CSIRO_Lrig_0.1, whole genome shotgun sequence genome contains these proteins:
- the LOC124656358 gene encoding truncated transcription factor CAULIFLOWER D-like: MARPPLLENGKKTKGRQRRELRRVEDKEARQVTFSKRKAGLWKKASELALLCHAHVAVVVVSEAGRAFAFSSSSADAVLGGCGGSDAPEEDWEDLDALCRETRERAAEVEKEAERMSAAGNKVLELQRQTGKRFWFEVDTAALGEDELPVFVRALRRLRDNVGRRADKK; this comes from the coding sequence ATGGCGCGCCCACCGCTCCTCGAAAACGGCAAGAAGACCAAGGGGCGGCAGCGCAGGGAGCTGCGCCGGGTGGAGGACAAGGAGGCCCGGCAGGTGACCTTCTCCAAGCGCAAGGCCGGCCTCTGGAAGAAGGCCTCCGAGCTCGCCCTGCTCTGTCACGCccacgtcgccgtcgtcgtcgtctccgaggcaGGCAGGGCCTTCGCATTCAGCAGCTCCTCCGCCGACGCCGTCCTGGGCGGCTGCGGCGGCAGCGACGCCCCTGAGGAGGACTGGGAGGACCTGGACGCGCTGTGCCGGGAGACCAGGGAGCGAGCCGCGGAGGTCGAGAAGGAGGCCGAGCGGATGAGCGCCGCCGGGAACAAGGTGCTGGAGCTGCAGAGGCAGACGGGCAAGCGCTTCTGGTTCGAGGTCGATACGGCCGCGCTCGGGGAGGACGAGCTGCCGGTGTTCGTCAGGGCGCTCCGACGCCTCAGGGACAACGTCGGCCGCCGCGCCGATAAGAAGTAG